The DNA sequence TCAAAAACCTATAGGGGTTAGTATTATTTCTTGTAGAAAAGACCTTGGAAGAATTGACTCTTTTGGTGTAAAAGAAGAATACAGAGGAAAAGGTATAGCTTCGGAAATGTTATATAAAACTATTGAAATTCTTAAATGGAAAGGAGTTAAAAAGATAGTTTTAGAAGTAGCTTCTATGGAAGAAAGAGCTATAAAATTTTATGAAAAACATGGATTTAAAATAAAAAGAATATTAGAATCTTTTCATACAGATGTTCCAGATAATATACCGCCAAAAAATACTTACACAATTGAAGATCCAAATTGGCTTAAAGAATCGAGTTTTCTTGCAAAAACAAATTTAAAAAGAATTACTAATTGGCAAAGACATCCACAAACATTATATTTAAGTGATCAAAGGTACAAAATAGAAAAAATAAAATCTTGGGATTATGTTGACGGCTATGTTGTCTGGGGAATAAATGATGATAACACTTATATAGTTGATGCAGCTCCTATAGTTGATGTTAGCAAATATGATGAACTCATTTTAGATATAAAAAATAAACTTTCATTCTATAAAAATAAAATAATTGTAGTAGCTGTTCCAGAGGATGATCCTTTAAATAAAGCATTAAAAAACAATAATTTTCAAGTTTTTTTACAACAAAAAGAAATGCAAATGAAATTCCATTAATATAAATGCTCTATTAATAGAGCATTTATATTAATTTCAAGTTTTTTAAGGTTTCTATTCTATCATCATCTAAAAAATCAATATTCATATCAAATTTAATTTTATTAGCTGTTTTTTTGCTAAAACCTTTTATAGAAGAAATTTCTTGATTTGAAAGTTCAAATATTTTTTTGTTTTCTGGAATTACAGTTAAACTTCTTGAACCGTGATCAACTACAATTCCATTAAATTTAGAATAAAGATTTTTTTTATCATTGGATCCACAAAGAATAGGATATGTTCCTAAAGGTCTTCCAAAAGAGATATTTCCTTGTTGTTTTTCAACTATTATGTTATTAATTTTTGTTCCTATTGGGAAAACTTTTTCCAACATTGATTTATCGAATTCTTTCATATAATCTTTAAATTTTAAAAAAAGTTTTTTATTTATCTTTTTATTTCCTTTATTATAAAGCATTGTTCCTGGGAAAGCCATGACCTGTCTAACATTAACTCTTCTTAATAATAAATCTTTTTTTAAGATATGATCAAAAGTTTCCATGTTTATTTTATAAGTTTCATCATCTTCATTTAAGAGACCATAAAGGATATTTATTCCAGGTAAAAGCTTTGGTATATTATTTTTATCTCTTACACTTCCAATCTCATTTACAATTTCTATAGCTTTTAAAGCTTTTTTGGGATCATTTATTATATTATTAGCTTTTGAAACTTTAGAATCAAAAGTTTCTACACCAAAAGAAAGAATATCTCCGCTTGAATTATATTTTGTGATTATTTCAAGAATTTTTCTAACTTCTTTTTCATGATCAACTATAAAAAATGGGTTAGCATTATCTGTATGTATTATTTCAAAATCATCTTTTATTGAAGAATAAAGTTGTTCAAATATATTTGAATTGGGTTTAAAATTGTTAAAAGTCATACCATAAGCTAAAAAATTGGCACTTCTACCAAATCTTATATTTTTAACTCCGACATTTGAAATACAATTCAATTCGGTAATTATAGATTTTAAAGTTCTTTCTTTATACTTTCCGCTTATCATAGGCTCTGTACAAAAAGAGCAAAACCCTTCT is a window from the Oceanotoga teriensis genome containing:
- a CDS encoding GNAT family N-acetyltransferase, yielding MFEYKNVTDIPTVTLINTVNEIFKDYIVPVRWDINSFEKDSKEFSISLEDSFIVYENQKPIGVSIISCRKDLGRIDSFGVKEEYRGKGIASEMLYKTIEILKWKGVKKIVLEVASMEERAIKFYEKHGFKIKRILESFHTDVPDNIPPKNTYTIEDPNWLKESSFLAKTNLKRITNWQRHPQTLYLSDQRYKIEKIKSWDYVDGYVVWGINDDNTYIVDAAPIVDVSKYDELILDIKNKLSFYKNKIIVVAVPEDDPLNKALKNNNFQVFLQQKEMQMKFH
- a CDS encoding radical SAM protein — its product is MKAVIIDGYVDEPAVLGVPPYVSTYIRYAAGALMFHGIEVDYYTIDQIRNSDLWKAFNNYEYIIIISGTTVPGHYFRGTPISIKEIKNIFSLNKNPLRVLGGPITKGYTITGGKAAIELKKILENTVDFLVEGSIEKFLFDYPVSDNYSLKDFSDYDLIDLVSNLGAEILKKHPFYPDIIPEIEISKGCDRKEGFCSFCTEPMISGKYKERTLKSIITELNCISNVGVKNIRFGRSANFLAYGMTFNNFKPNSNIFEQLYSSIKDDFEIIHTDNANPFFIVDHEKEVRKILEIITKYNSSGDILSFGVETFDSKVSKANNIINDPKKALKAIEIVNEIGSVRDKNNIPKLLPGINILYGLLNEDDETYKINMETFDHILKKDLLLRRVNVRQVMAFPGTMLYNKGNKKINKKLFLKFKDYMKEFDKSMLEKVFPIGTKINNIIVEKQQGNISFGRPLGTYPILCGSNDKKNLYSKFNGIVVDHGSRSLTVIPENKKIFELSNQEISSIKGFSKKTANKIKFDMNIDFLDDDRIETLKNLKLI